A DNA window from Argopecten irradians isolate NY chromosome 10, Ai_NY, whole genome shotgun sequence contains the following coding sequences:
- the LOC138334034 gene encoding uncharacterized protein yields the protein MSSSYSSSSSCPLLTPPHPPVLFLLLILLSSSYSSSSCPLLTPHPPVLFFLLLLLSSSHSSPLLSSSYSSSSSSSSHPLLLFPSFPPPPPGPLLTHPPPLVLFSLLLSSCPLLTPHPPVLFSLLLILLSSSYSSSSCLFLLLILLSSSYSSSSCPLLTPLPPVLFLLLLFSSSSLPSSSSPHSLLLLLSSSYSILLLSSCPLLTPPPPPVLFLLLLFFLLLSSPPPLPSFPPPPPVLFLLILLLLSSSHSSSSSCPLLTPHPPVLFSLLLILLSSSYSSSSCPLLTPPPPPVLFSLLFLLSSSYSYSLPPPLIPSSSSPHSLLLLLSSSYSSSSFLFLLLSPLSSSYSSSSCPLYSSSSCPLLTPLPPVLFLLLSSSSSSHPLLLFPSFLSSSLLSSSYSSSSSCPLLTPPLLLSSSYSSSSSSLSLLFSLLFLLLSLPPPLIPSSSSPHSLLLLLSSSYSSSSSCPLLTPPPSPVLFLLLILLSSSYSSSSCPLLTPPPPVLFLLLILLSSSYSSSSCPLLTPPPPVLFLLLLLLSCPLLLSSSSLLLSYSSLPPPLIPSSSSPHSLLLLLSSSYSSSSSCPLLTPPHPPVLFLLLILLSSSHSSSSSCPLLTPHPPVLFLLLILLSSSYSSSSCPLLTPLPPVLFLLLLFFLLLSSPPPLPLIPSSSSCPLLTHPPPPLVLFSLLLLLLSSLLLSSSSSSLLIPPVLFSSPHLCLLTPLPPVLFFSSSSSCPLLHSSSLFFLLLSSSPHSSSSSSFLLFLSPPPLSPLLLLLSLLTPSPLLLLSPLLVFPST from the coding sequence atgTCCTCTTCttactcctcctcctcctcttgTCCTCTTCTCACTCCTCCTCATCCTCCTGTCCTCTTCTTACTCCTCATCCTCCTGTCCTCTTCTTACTCCTCATCCTCCTGTCCTCTTCTTACTCCTCATCCTCCTGTCctcttcttcctcctcctcctcctgtcCTCTTCTCACTCCTCTCCTCTCCTGTCCTCTTCTTACTCCTCctcttcttcctcctcctctCATCCCCTCCTCCTCTTCCCCTCattccctcctcctcctcctggTCCTCTTCTTACTCATCCTCCTCCTCTTGTCCTCTTCTcactcctcctctcctcctgtCCTCTTCTTACTCCTCATCCTCCTGTCCTCTTCTCACTCCTCCTCATCCTCCTGTCCTCTTCTTACTCCTCATCCTCCTGTCTCTTCTTACTCCTCATCCTCCTGTCCTCTTCTtactcctcctcctcctgtcCTCTTCTCACTCCTCTTCCTCCTGTCCTCTTCTTACTCCTACtcttctcctcctcctctctcccaTCCTCCTCTTCCCCTCattccctcctcctcctcctgtcCTCTTCTTACTCcatcctcctcctctcctcttGTCCTCTTCtcactcctcctcctcctcctgtcCTCTTCTTACTCCTActcttcttcctcctcctctCATCCCCTCCTCCTCTTCCCTCattccctcctcctcctcctgtcCTCTTCTTACTCATCCTCCTCCTCTTGTCCTCTTCTCACTCCTCCTCATCCTCCTGTCCTCTTCTTACTCCTCATCCTCCTGTCCTCTTCTCACTCCTCCTCATCCTCCTGTCCTCTTCTtactcctcctcctcctgtcCTCTTCtcactcctcctcctcctcctgtcCTCTTCTCACTCCTCTTCCTCCTGTCCTCTTCTTACTCCTactctcttcctcctcctctcATCCCCTCCTCCTCTTCCCCTCATTCCCTCCTCCTCCTTCTGTCCTCTTCTTACTCCTCATCCTCCTTCCTCTTCTTACTCCTCTCTCCTCTGTCCTCTTCTTACTCCTCTTCCTCCTGTCCTCTCTACTCCTCTTCCTCCTGTCCTCTTCTTACTCCTCTTCCTCCTGTCCTCTTCTTACTCCTctcttcttcctcctcctctCATCCCCTCCTCCTCTTCCCCTCATTCCTCTCCTCCTCTCTCCTGTCCTCTTCttactcctcctcctcctcttgTCCTCTTCTcactcctcctctcctcctgtCCTCTTCTTACTCCTCatcctcctcctctctctcaCTCCTCTTCTCCCTCCTCTTCTTACTCCtctctcttcctcctcctctcATCCCCTCCTCCTCTTCCCCTCattccctcctcctcctcctgtcCTCTTCttactcctcctcctcctcttgTCCTCTTCTCACTCCTCCTCCATCTCCTGTCCTCTTCTTACTCCTCATCCTCCTGTCCTCTTCTTACTCCTCATCCTCCTGTCCTCTTCTcactcctcctcctcctgtcCTCTTCTTACTCCTCATCCTCCTGTCCTCTTCTTACTCCTCATCCTCCTGTCCTCTTCTtactcctcctcctcctgtcCTCTTCTtactcctcctcctcctgtcCTGTCCTCTTCTTCTCTCCTCCTCTTCCCTCCTCCTCTCTTACTcctctcttcctcctcctctcATCCCCTCCTCCTCTTCCCCTCattccctcctcctcctcctgtcCTCTTCttactcctcctcctcctcttgTCCTCTTCTCACTCCTCCTCATCCTCCTGTCCTCTTCTTACTCCTCATCCTCCTGTCCTCTTCTCACTCCTCCTCATCCTCCTGTCCTCTTCTTACTCCTCATCCTCCTGTCCTCTTCTTACTCCTCATCCTCCTGTCCTCTTCTtactcctcctcctcctgtcCTCTTCTCACTCCTCTTCCTCCTGTCCTCTTCTTACTCCTActcttcttcctcctcctctCATCCCCTCCTCCTCTTCCCCTCattccctcctcctcctcctgtcCTCTTCTTActcatcctcctcctcctcttgTCCTCTTCtcactcctcctcctcctcctgtcCTCTCTACTCCTCTCTTCCTCCTCTTCCTCTCTCCTCATCCCTCCTGTCCTCTTCTCCTCTCCTCATCTCTGTCTTCTTACTCCTCTTCCTCCTGTCCTCttcttctcctcctcctcctcctgtcCTCTTCTTCACTCCTCCTCTctcttcttcctcctcctctcctcttCCCCTcattcctcctcctcctcctccttcctccTCTTCTTatctcctcctcctctctctcctctcctcctcctcctgtcTCTTCTTACTCCTTCTCCTCTTCTCCTCCTCTCTCCTCTCCTCGTCTTCCCCTCTACTTAG
- the LOC138332902 gene encoding uncharacterized protein, which produces MTDGTTRTFVPPGLVDEAHPEVFDIRAMPAPAKEVKPGQLPEHLIRQFFDEGFVLVPNFFSPDELEPCRKAVERQVERLAQKLYKAGKIKSLYSEYGLFDRLTKIDGEFPGANIILLKYPDLCEEFKTLWTNERLLNVVEQLIGPEVNGHPLWNLRTKTPQNEATTVPWHQDVSYLDNECYTTLQATAWIPLLDTNANNGCMQMVRRGHRAGRVATHQCCDGGTWYVMLNEEEMAKTLGTNPDTDFVTCEVPYGGMLLFNNIIPHRSLMNCSKDIRWSFDLRWQKPGLPNGFYGKKKGVLMRTAKDPNHKISWEEFDKTVRHKLLRSAAVEEEEDEFDTTVPGPWMSKWEIVHTNRHTDSYKADSAREHELK; this is translated from the exons ATGACGGACGGAACGACTCGCACCTTCGTACCTCCGGGCCTGGTGGACGAGGCCCACCCAGAGGTATTTGACATACGGGCAATGCCAGCACCTGCCAAGGAAGTCAAACCCGGACAACTTCCTGAACATTTAATCAGACAGTTCTTTGATGAG GGCTTTGTCCTGGTGCCGAATTTCTTCAGTCCCGATGAACTAGAGCCTTGCCGAAAAGCAGTGGAGAGACAAGTGGAACGATTGGCACAGAAACTATACAAGGCTGGCAAAATCAAAA GCTTGTACAGTGAGTATGGACTGTTCGACCGTCTCACCAAGATAGACGGGGAGTTTCCGGGCGCCAATATCATCCTTCTGAAATACCCGGACCTATGTGAG GAGTTTAAAACACTATGGACTAACGAACGCTTGTTAAATGTTGTTGAACAGCTAATTGGCCCCGAAGTAAATGGCCACCCCCTCTGGAACCTCCGCACGAAAACACCCCAGAACGAGGCTACCACTGTGCCGTGGCACCAAG ATGTTTCTTATCTCGACAATGAATGTTACACTACGTTACAAGCCACCGCTTGGATCCCATTACTGGACACAAACGCTAACAATGGATGCATGCAG ATGGTAAGACGGGGACACAGGGCCGGACGGGTAGCCACTCATCAGTGTTGTGATGGAGGCACGTGGTACGTGATGCTGAACGAGGAAGAGATGGCGAAAACTCTCg GTACGAATCCCGATACTGACTTTGTTACCTGTGAGGTTCCATACGGGGGAATGCTTCTATTCAATAACATCATACCTCACCGAAG TCTGATGAATTGTTCTAAGGACATTCGGTGGAGCTTTGACCTGCGATGGCAGAAACCCGGATTGCCGAACGGGTTTTATGGTAAGAAGAAGGGTGTCCTGATGAGAACAGCAAAAGATCCCAACCACAAGATATCCTGGGAGGAATTCGACAAAACCGTCCGTCACAAACTATTGCGGAGTGCAGCTGTAGAG GAGGAAGAGGACGAGTTCGATACGACCGTCCCGGGACCATGGATGTCTAAATGGGAGATCGTACACACGAACCGACACACAGATAGTTACAAGGCAGATAGCGCCAGAGAACACGAGCTCAAATAA
- the LOC138332900 gene encoding leucine-rich melanocyte differentiation-associated protein-like has protein sequence MAEIEWNRQNLAYQSLTEVPPELIERDGCKTAELDLTHNKISDLRFLVDYPHLKTLILDHNHIGSHVKIPSMNKLHTLWLNHNKISNLSTFVATLVKSCPNLRYLSMMNNEAAPSFFNGGTFQQYIDYRYFVISRLQKLDALDDKIIQENERAEAERIYGRSKSRRKSTKKKTEQETANT, from the exons ATGGCTGAAATAGAATGGAATCGACAAAATCTGGCATATCAG AGTCTGACAGAGGTACCCCCAGAGCTGATTGAGCGAGATGGGTGTAAAACAGCGGAGCTTGATTTAAcacataataaaatatca GATCTGAGATTTCTCGTCGACTATCCACACTTAAAAACACTGATTCTAGATCACAATCATATCGGATCACACGTCAAAATCCCCTCCATGAACAAACTCCACACTTTGTGGCTTAATCACAACAAAATTTCAAACCTCA GCACATTTGTAGCTACACTGGTCAAGAGTTGTCCTAACCTCAGATATTTGTCCATGATGAATAATGAAGCAGCTCCAAGTTTCTTCAACGGTGGCACATTCCAGCAGTACATAGACTACAG ATACTTTGTCATCAGCCGCCTGCAGAAGCTGGATGCCCTGGACGATAAAATAATACAGGAAAATGAAAGAGCCGAAGCTGAAAGGATTTACGGTCGATCT AAATCACGGAGGAAGAGTACGAAGAAAAAGACAGAACAAGAGACAGCTAACACTTAA